TCCACCACGGGCAAGTCACAGCCCATTTGCACAAAGTCAGCGAAATTAATACCGATGGAGTCGAGGCAAGCAACCCGGGCTTCTTCCATCCAGGTGAGGTATGTACCATGCCAAACAATCCCTGCATAGTCAGTGTGGTGGGGATAGACGGTCACGGGATACTCAAACCAGGGTTCACTGGTGGCATGGAGGGCTGGGGAACGGGCGATCGCCGTTGTTGGTAATTCTTGCTGTTCGGGGGGAACCATAGATCCTCTTCCTGAAGGACACAACATCACAGACTTGCAAGACAAATTTTAAAGGGTCTGGCGCCGTTGTAGCTGTTTCATGTGATTAAACAGACGCCAGGAATAGTCTCGTGACAGTCCGGCAGTTATGGCTCCCCGCATCACCACATAAAAATACCAGTCATCTGGAGGGACTTCCTGGGGCGCTTTGTCGACAACTACATAAATTCGTACCGACAAAAACTCTTGCCCCTGGCACTCAATAGTGACCTGTTCATGGCGATAACCATTAATTGGGATTTCTTCCCGCTCATCTAGTTTGTCACTCACATGCCAAGGCAAATGATAGAGTACTCCTTCTACATGGCTGCCTGATTGGGGAACCACATCTAAAACACCGCAAGTATCACGCTTGGGAGATTTACGATTAAATGCCAGCCGATGGTCTCTCAAAATTCCCAGCCCGACGACATAGTTATGGGCATCCTCACCAATAGTCCGCCCCAGATCTACCGGACACATACAAGAACCATAGGCGAAATAATAGAAGCCATCTTCGCGATGGGTCACGACCTTCGGTTCAGGGATAAGGCGGGTAAAAAACGAGGCGTCAGCCGGATCGAAGGACATTGATGAAGTACCTCAGGGTGACGAAAAGCGACGAGACGGGTCAAAAGCTTACTTGAATCTCAAATAAATTTTAAACAAAATCAAAACTTACCAGATAAATTGGGGCTGGATTTTATTCTTAGCCGGGGGGCCAAGCGAGGGGGCGATCGCCAAGCAGATGAAGATGGAGATGGAATACTGTCTGTCCCCCATCCTCCCCTGTATTTAAGACAACCCGATAGCCCTTTGCTAAATTTTCCTGCTGGGCAATCTTTTTGACAGTCAATAGTAAATGTCCGAGGAGGGCTTGATCGGCATCATCAGCTTCTGAAAGCATCGGAATTGGCTTTTTGGGGATGACCAAAATATGCACGGGAGCCTGGGGGTTCACATCACGGAACCCTAGGGCAAGGTCATCTTCATAAACAATGTCTGCTGGAATTTCACGTCGAATAATCTTGGCAAAAATCGTATCGCTCATGGGCTACAGCCTTGTGAAAGTCTCTGGGGAGTTATTGTATCGGTTTGTTAGCTTAGGGACTGTAACTATTAAGTTCAGTGAAGGGAAATCTTCCCCGCAGGCACAAACCAAAAAAGATCTTAAGATTATTGCCGAACGCTAAAAAGCGCAGTACCATATGGACTTTAAACCTCTTGGCTTACTTTTTTTAAAGAAAATCCAGCACCCAACCAACTTCTTTGGTAATGTCACCTGTTCTTAATCCTCTGGCTCTCGACTAACTTAAGGTTACAAAAATAGAAACCGCAGACGATCAAGAATGAAGCGCCTTTAAAATCGGGACAACTCTCAAGTCAAAGCCAGCTTGAGCCAACCTGTCTAATGGCTGTGATCCTTACTACAGACTTCTTTCATATCTGAGACCAAGATGAAGATTGGCGATCGTAAACTTCATTAAGAACCTTCGAATCTTCACGCCATCTCCATCGATCAATGCATATCCTACTCCTTAGCCTCTCTAGATAAGAGCGCCACTTCCGTCAAGTATGGAGCGTAAAACAACCTATGACGCCGATCACCTACTCAAAATTTATTCATTTCCTCAAGGAAGAGCTCGCTATCCCTGGAGAATCAATCTCCGTGATGGAACGTCACCGGGCTAAAGGCTCGGCACACCATCCCTTACCGATGGTTCTCTGGCAATATGGTCTTGTCACCCTTGAACAGCTAGACCGAATCTACGAATGGCTCGAAACTGCTTAGGGCTTGTAACTTCTCTTGTTAGGCGATCGCCCCGATCTATCACCTATTAGATGTCTGCTGAAGAAAGTGCCACGGGGAGTATTCTCAAATACTCTCTTTTTAGATAGCAACTTTTTCCCTAGGGATACAGCCCAGTTGAAAAACTTGGGAAACAACTTCTGCATCATGGAAAAATATGCTATTGTTGTATTCCTGTATGGGCACGTGGCTCAGTGGATAGAGCATCAGATTCCGGTTCTGAGGGTCGGGGGTTCGAATCCCTCCGTGCTCGTCAAAAAAAGAAAAAAATCAACGACTTGCTTCCCGGAAGGGGCAGGTCGTTTTTCTTGGGGACGATTCAGCTTCTAGCTTAAGGGAACTTGATATACTGAAGGACAGTCCGCTACTATGCACGTTTTGCGATTTTATGGCCGAACCGATTCCGCCGATTACGTTACCGCCGATCACAGATCCGGCGATCGAGGGGCAATGGCTCCAACAATCTCTACAACATTGGCTGGATACAGAATTTCTTCCGGAGCCCGCCAACGAAAAAATTGCTAATCGCGCCCGAGAAATTTATGTGCGCCAGCGGCTCGAAGGGGAAAATGATTTGGGCTCCCTGGTGATTGCGATCGTCACAGAGATGCGATCGTTCAATTTTAAAGAATCTTTCTATGGTGAATTTGCCGTCGCCAATGCCGTAAGTGATCTTATTCTCGATAGCCTAGGCATTGATCGCTGCTGTGGCAATTAAAGGTTACTCACTGACTATAGAGCTCATATGATCTCTAAAAAAATATTGGATCTCTATCAAAGTTTCAAAAATTATCTGTTAAGCAAAATGAGCGAAATACGTAAGCCGAAAGAGATTTTGAAAATAATGGATAAAAATGGAGTCCGAAATGATCAAAATCTCCTTATTCAATTAAATGCTGAATTATTAGTGTCATTATCTTTAGAATCCGAAAAAGTATCTAGAAGGAATCTGGCAATTGCAAAGATATCTTGCATTGTCGCTGTTATCGCACTGATTATTTCAGGTATTCAAGTAATTGGAACTTAGCAAAACTGAAAAATAAGACAATTCATTACTTGATTATCTTATTTTATTTTTAATATTACTTAGAAGCAGGAATATCAAAGAGCACCTGACTCATATAACGCTCCGCCCAGTCCGGATCAAAGGCTTTTTCCAGGACGCGGCGGGTTTTGTCGTTGCGTTGCTGCTCTTGGCAGTAATGTTGTTGTCCAGCTAAATAAATCGCCTGTTCTGCCGGGGGGAGGGGACTGAGGGTTTTGGCTTGCTGACAATGAATCGTTAAAAATTCCCGTACCCGTTCTAAAAACTGCTGTTCTTCACTAGCATTGCTGGGGCGAATAAAGAGGCAAAATTCCGAAAAAATCGCGCCCCATTCCGGTAGATCGCGGGGCTGGGAAAAATTCAAAGAATCTTGATTTTGCCGCAGTTTTTCCTGATATGCCACGGAAAGCGTTTTATCTGCACTGGTGGGCGACAGATCGGCGATCGCCGCACTAACCCCCCGGGGATTCCCGACTAAATCGCAGCCAAACATCGGTAGGGCATATTCGGTGCGGGGAAACATCACGCAGTGGAGAATATCAAGATTTGCCCCCACTTTTGCCATTTCTAGGTGCATTTTGCGGAAATGCTGACTCTGGTAGCAGGTATTCTCGATGGTCAACCGCTCCCCTTCTAGTTTGCCTTCGATATAACCAAGGTCGTCAGGCAGGGTAAAGGGTTCGAGGTCAAGGTTTTCCTGCCAGGTGTCGAGGATCACCCCGGCGAGCTGTTCAATGAGGGGATAAAAGGTGGGCTTGGTGGTGGGAGCACTCATGGATATTAGTAGAGAAGTTTTAAAAAAGGGGTTTCAAAAAGCTTAGGGTTGGGGATAGGGATCAACGGCGATCGCTTTCGATCCAGAATTTCAGAACCAAAGATATACTGGAACCGCTGCTAATGCGGCAGAATTGTCCCATAAATTAACGTTTGCGAAGGATACGCCCATGTTTGGCTTAGGTTGGCCGGAAGTTTTGCTAATTTTAGGGGTTGTGGTCTTGATTTTTGGCCCGAAGAAAATCCCGGAAGTGGGGGCGGCCCTCGGTAAAACTCTCCGGGGCTTTAAGGAAGAAATCGAGGCTCCAGAAGGCCAGGACGACTATAGTGACTCGGAGCGTCGTTAATTGACGTCATTGGATTGCGATCGCCTAATTTTTCCTGAACGATGATCGAAGTTAAACAGCTCAGTAAAACCTATGGCCAGACAGTGGCGATCGCCGACCTGAGTTTTCGGGTCGAGGCGGGGGAAATTGTCGGTTTTTTGGGGCCAAACGGCGCGGGGAAAACCACGACCCTCCGCATTTTAAGTGCCTATCTGCCGGCGACGGCGGGCACAGCGAAAGTTGTGGGTTATGATGTCCACGACGAATCGATGGCAGTGCGGCGTAACTTGGGTTATCTGCCAGAAAATCCGCCCCTCTATCCAAATATGACCGTGGTGGGCTTTCTGGATTTTGTCGCCCAAATTAAAGGAATTCCCCCAGGCGATCGCCCCGAAAAAATTACTGCTGCTTTGGAAAAATGTCAGTTGCAGCCCAAGGCCAATGTCCATATCCGCAAGCTATCTAAGGGCTACCGACAGCGGGTGGGCATCGCCCAGGCGATCGTCCATGACCCGCCGGTGATTATCCTCGATGAACCCACCGTTGGTTTAGATCCGGCCCAGATGATCGAGGTGCGCCACCTGATCAAATCCCTTGGGGGTGATCGCACGGTTTTGCTTTCCACCCATTTACTGTCAGAGGTGAGCCTCACCTGCGACCGGGTAGTCATGATTAACCAAGGGCATCTCGTCGCTACCGATACGCCCGCCAATCTGCAACATCACTTTCTCGGTGGCCACGGCTATGACATCGAAATTGATGGCGACCGCCCCCAGCTGGAAAATGTCCTGGCACCCTTGGGAATCGTCAGTCGCATTGAACCACTCGAGTCAGGCGATCGCCCCCGTTTCCGCTTAACCACTGCTGATAATCCTGATTTGGGTCGAGACATTGCCAGAACCCTCGTCAATAGTGGCATTCATCTCTATGAACTGCAACGCTTGCGGCCTAGCCTTGAGGACGTGTTCCTGGAGCTGTTAAAGGCAGAAACGGCTGCGCCCACTGAGCCCACTACAGAATTACCCGATGCTGATTCTCAATAATATTGTGGCGATCTTTCGCCGGGAACTCCAAAGCTATTTTTTCTCCCCCCTCGCCTACATTTTTGCGGCACTCCTCTGGTTATTGGGGGGGATTTTCTTTCTCACTCTCCTCATTGGCCCCCAGGGGATCATCACCTTTGTGGCGACCCAGGAACAAATGGGGGGAGAGCTACCGCCAGTGGATGTGGCCAGTGAATTTTTACGGGCCTTTTTCGGTGTTTTGGGGGTTTTGGTGCTATTTCTTTTGCCGCTGCTGTCCATGGGGCTCTATGCCGAAGAACGCAAGCAGGGCACTTTAGAGTTACTCGCTACTTCGCCGATCACCAACTGGGCGGTAGCTGTCGGTAAATTACTTGGGGTTCTGACTTTTTTTTCGGTTCTACTGCTACCGATGATTATTTGGGAACTGATTATTTTCACAGGGGCAGAGCCAGCCTTTCCCCTGGGTCTTTTACTACTGCCCCACCTAGGATTATTACTACTTGTCGCCGCAATTCTCTCCCTGGGGATGTTTATTTCGTCCCTGACAGAAAGTTCCCTGGTGGCGGCGGTGCTCACTTTTGGCCTGGTGCTGCTGTTGTGGTTGTTGGATCTGTTGGGCGATCGCCTGCCTGGTGTTTTGGGGGCTGGCCTCAAACATCTATCCCTCCTGAGGCATTACAACTATTTCCTCGCCGGCATTTTAGACAGTAGTAGTGTGGTGTTGCTGTTGAGTTATAGCGTCCTTGGGGTGGTGCTGACAGCCCAGTCGATTGAGGCGCTGCGGTGGACACGGCGTTAGTGGTTGACCCCAGGGATTCGCAAGTATAAAAGAATTACAGATAATGACGATGAAGATTTGGCAACGGTTGGCACAATATCTCCTCTGGTTTGGTTTGGCCCTAGTGGTGGCGGGGCTGGTGGTATTGGTCGCCACGGGGGAAGGGTTAGCCTATGGTTTCCTGCTGCCGGGCCTGGTGGTCATGGGTCTAAGCTTGGGTCATCTTTTTCAGCGCCAGGGCTGGTTCACGAATTTTTTGGGGAAACGATCTACTCGCATGGGGACGAATGGTTTAGTCGGGGCGATCGCCATTGTGGTGATTTTTTGCCTGACAAACTTTCTCGCGGCCCAAATGGTCGTGCGATTAGATCTCACTGAAACCCAGCTCTATACCCTCTCTTCCCAAACCCAGGGTGTGCTGCAAAATCTTTCCCAGCCTTTAACGGTGCGAATTTTTCAGGGCACAGACGACGCTAATCTGGAACCTTTCCTTGACAATTACCAGCGCCTGAACCCCCGCCAGTTCCGCTATGCCCTCGTGGATCCCAACCAGGATATTGCCGCTGCCCGCCGCTTCAATGTCCAAAGTCAGGGGGAAGT
The nucleotide sequence above comes from [Synechococcus] sp. NIES-970. Encoded proteins:
- a CDS encoding hypothetical protein (conserved hypothetical protein), which gives rise to MAEPIPPITLPPITDPAIEGQWLQQSLQHWLDTEFLPEPANEKIANRAREIYVRQRLEGENDLGSLVIAIVTEMRSFNFKESFYGEFAVANAVSDLILDSLGIDRCCGN
- a CDS encoding hypothetical protein (conserved hypothetical protein); this encodes MTPITYSKFIHFLKEELAIPGESISVMERHRAKGSAHHPLPMVLWQYGLVTLEQLDRIYEWLETA
- a CDS encoding phycocyanobilin:ferredoxin oxidoreductase; this encodes MSAPTTKPTFYPLIEQLAGVILDTWQENLDLEPFTLPDDLGYIEGKLEGERLTIENTCYQSQHFRKMHLEMAKVGANLDILHCVMFPRTEYALPMFGCDLVGNPRGVSAAIADLSPTSADKTLSVAYQEKLRQNQDSLNFSQPRDLPEWGAIFSEFCLFIRPSNASEEQQFLERVREFLTIHCQQAKTLSPLPPAEQAIYLAGQQHYCQEQQRNDKTRRVLEKAFDPDWAERYMSQVLFDIPASK
- a CDS encoding hypothetical protein (conserved hypothetical protein), with the protein product MSFDPADASFFTRLIPEPKVVTHREDGFYYFAYGSCMCPVDLGRTIGEDAHNYVVGLGILRDHRLAFNRKSPKRDTCGVLDVVPQSGSHVEGVLYHLPWHVSDKLDEREEIPINGYRHEQVTIECQGQEFLSVRIYVVVDKAPQEVPPDDWYFYVVMRGAITAGLSRDYSWRLFNHMKQLQRRQTL
- a CDS encoding ABC transporter family protein; translation: MIEVKQLSKTYGQTVAIADLSFRVEAGEIVGFLGPNGAGKTTTLRILSAYLPATAGTAKVVGYDVHDESMAVRRNLGYLPENPPLYPNMTVVGFLDFVAQIKGIPPGDRPEKITAALEKCQLQPKANVHIRKLSKGYRQRVGIAQAIVHDPPVIILDEPTVGLDPAQMIEVRHLIKSLGGDRTVLLSTHLLSEVSLTCDRVVMINQGHLVATDTPANLQHHFLGGHGYDIEIDGDRPQLENVLAPLGIVSRIEPLESGDRPRFRLTTADNPDLGRDIARTLVNSGIHLYELQRLRPSLEDVFLELLKAETAAPTEPTTELPDADSQ
- a CDS encoding hypothetical protein (conserved hypothetical protein), translating into MVPPEQQELPTTAIARSPALHATSEPWFEYPVTVYPHHTDYAGIVWHGTYLTWMEEARVACLDSIGINFADFVQMGCDLPVVELSTRYHNALKMGMAAIVKTRMNDIQGVRMEWEYRIESPDRKTLYLSGRVTLVSVDREKGKIMRQLPPAVEEVFKKIRGI
- a CDS encoding histidine triad protein, translating into MSDTIFAKIIRREIPADIVYEDDLALGFRDVNPQAPVHILVIPKKPIPMLSEADDADQALLGHLLLTVKKIAQQENLAKGYRVVLNTGEDGGQTVFHLHLHLLGDRPLAWPPG
- a CDS encoding ABC transporter family protein; the encoded protein is MLILNNIVAIFRRELQSYFFSPLAYIFAALLWLLGGIFFLTLLIGPQGIITFVATQEQMGGELPPVDVASEFLRAFFGVLGVLVLFLLPLLSMGLYAEERKQGTLELLATSPITNWAVAVGKLLGVLTFFSVLLLPMIIWELIIFTGAEPAFPLGLLLLPHLGLLLLVAAILSLGMFISSLTESSLVAAVLTFGLVLLLWLLDLLGDRLPGVLGAGLKHLSLLRHYNYFLAGILDSSSVVLLLSYSVLGVVLTAQSIEALRWTRR
- a CDS encoding twin-arginine translocation protein, TatA/E family subunit — encoded protein: MFGLGWPEVLLILGVVVLIFGPKKIPEVGAALGKTLRGFKEEIEAPEGQDDYSDSERR